The Glycine soja cultivar W05 chromosome 15, ASM419377v2, whole genome shotgun sequence region AAATGTCACTTTTTTCCCTCAGATTTTGTCTACAGTACAACTGAAATTGGATTATGTGTCTTTCAAAATTGTATTTCATCCTTGTTTGGTAGTTTTTCATTGGCCATCACCATCATTGTTGAGAACTGGGATTTATCACTTACATTTTCTGACAGTGTCAAGTTGATCAAACTAGCATCTATTTCAATACTAATCACATGTCACTTGGGCTTAATGAATTGCATCAGTAAGCTTTTATTTACATGATAAGTGACTTGACAggctataaataatatatttttggagGCAAAGAATGAAGGACTACTTTAATGCATCTTCATACACCATTGGATTTCCATAAATTCCAAAATCATGTATGCAGCGACTAGAGCTTTAGATCAGTGGGTAAACTCACCTTTAAATTTCCTGCATGTTGCTCAGTCAGGCGGTGGAAGAAAACCACCATAAGCAAGTCAGCTGTTTGCCTTCAAAAGGTGGAGGGGGAACAAAAACCATTTTAGCAAGCAAAAAATTATCCCTTACCTTTCGAGAAATGACAAGAGAATAGGTGAGGATCACTTTCAGGCTCTCTAAGAATCTTTTGACTGGGATATTCTGATTTTCCTCCTAAAAAATCCCAAAACTGTTCAGATTCAGAACCTTCCCTTTGTGGTTTGGATTGTAAATTTGGCTGCAGAAAATTGGCAGCATATGAGAAGCAGATAAACAAAGATAACAATTTAAGGGTAAAGGTAAATTACACTCTCCTCCCTTACAAGATGATAAAATTACAATGTCCTACtctctaatttaaaaattatactatccTTCCTTAAGAGATGGAATGTGCTATCTTGTAGTCTATTTTAAGGTAAACGAATCCTATAATCATGGTGAGAATCTACGAACAAGCCTCCTAGGGAGATATTTCCTCTATGCAACTTTTAATGTCACTGGCATCTAATTTTGAACATCCTATTATTGGTTTAGGATCTTTAGAATacgaaatgaaattttaaacacTTCTACTATAGCTTCAAAACTACACCTAAAATCTGCATTTCATCTTTTAAAGTCTTGTAGTTGAAAGAATCCAAAAGTAACTGCCAATGATGTTGAGAATCACAGAGATAAAAATTGTCCTTAAAAAGCTCTTTTACATCAAAATAGATTGAAGCATGATGCATAACAAGGTAGGGGAAAGTAATTTACTTATCTAATAATaatctcttttaaaaatttgaaagtttAGAAACTTGAATTTTGCATAAAATGTATAgactaatataatatttttttaatatcagtataatttccTGGCTGAAAAATAGGGATCAGGTAAATGCCACTAGTTAACATCAAACCTAAAACCTCTCTCTGACAACAGAAGCAATCCTACTGCCACTGGGCTATAGCCAAAATGGCAATATTTAATCATAAAGCATATAAAGTTTCACCTTAGTAGCTGCTTGTCTAACACAACTACACAATTTGACCAAATAACATGCTAACTTTCTGGTGTTGGTTTAGAGGCATCACGATTTTCTCAATAATAATATCTTATGTACATATCAGACCTTTATCAAATCCAGCATCCTCTCAACAAGTTCCTGGTTTTCTGCACTTGTAGAGTTTCCAGACCAAGTAAAGACAGCAGGCCCATTATGAAGTATGTAACAATAAGAGGAATTCAAGGAAGATGCAACCTGGTTGACAtaagaatatgaaaaagaaaacatcaataacaataaaatttgtaCATTGTGTGTTGTTGCCCAATACAAAATGAGCATATAGGCATATACAAAGAGAAATCAGGGCATACGGGTTCAACTTGTATGGCTTGCATATTGTCTGGTCCAGAGCCCTGGATGCGGAATAATGCAACACCATTCTCATTGTATGTATCATCAGGAATTTCCTTTTGTGCAATGTAAGTCTTATATCCTTCACTAAGCCCACCCTAACAATTAAAGAATAAAGAGTTAAATCGCCAGTACTTAACACACTCAACAagagtattatttttaattcccaCAATATTAGGATCCCACAAACCTTAAAAACAATGAAACTTTGAAGGATAGAATGAAATTGAATTGGTTCGTTGCCTTCATATATACGAGCCTACAATCAATTTGATATGCAAAACATCAGTAAGGAGCGAAATGAGCACAAATAATATCTCAGCGAAGTGAAAAAGACAATTTCCAGAATAATTTACCTGGGAAGCAAGAAACTTCATTGACTCAACCATTTTGCTTGCCAATGAATTAGCTGAAGCTCGTTCTTCCTGTTTTTAACTAAAAGAGcttgtaaatcatgcaagcaaTAGATTCACAATACTCCCAATGCAAATTTATGGCAACATTGAAATAAATTCAGTTATgcatttatttaacattttctaGTCCTAAAACAGTTATTAGTGCTGTAAAtagtataatgatatatataaggCTACAATTGGCAAATATAGGTTAAACTAATCTACAGGTTCCAATACTGTTTTAGAATCTCATTTAGTAGGTCCTGTCAAGGACCAACTCTCATAAAAGCTTAAGCTGTTTACATTTCTAAAAGTccctgaattttaaaataataaatggcCCCTTCAtaatttcaaaaactttttCAATAGGATCACTGAATCCAATCTGCTGTTAGGTCCCTACAAAGATCCAATTGAAAGAATAAACAATATGGGGACCCAATTATAGTTTTTAAACTATAGGAACCTATTTAAGAATACCCTACACATAAAGGGGCTTGCAGATTAATTTAACTACTAATATATTCTTCAGCTCCCGCCTATATGTGAACACCTTGCCAACAGATTATTTGttcagttttaaattaaaatcacataTACGTAGAAGTAGAATCAACTACTAAATATTTTACCTCAACACTATTCTTGCCAATCCATGTTCCTATAAGACAATCTTCTTTATCCTCTCCAGGATATGTATACTGAAAGATGAAGCAATCTCCACTATAAAATTTTGACTGATCAGAAGCTTGAAGAAGAATCTTCTCCTGACCATTCACGCGCCAAACCTGTGCAGTTAGAGTAAAGCTATTATCaacaatagaagaaaaaaaacaatgttagaGTTGTACCACACCAAATCACAATCTCTCCAGCCTAATAAAGAGAAGTACAAAGGATATCTTTCGAATTCTCCATGAATACTAATTATCAAATGCATACAAAGCTTTACAAAACAACAGCTAACATAAGAACTGCAATCATGCATAAAACCCCAGGGTTGGAAACTAAATTCATGCTGATGTCTAATGTCTCAACTATAACTTTGATGCAAGTTACATGTTTCTCCTGGAAAGTTGAAATCTAATTGTAAGTTGGGAAAATTCTTAGGCACACCAAAGCAAacgaaaaaaatgtaaaaatatttacatagcCTTTTCATAATCCTAAACTCATTTTTTACAGAAGACACGTTTTTTACAGAAGATATTAAGCAGTTACTTATTTAGTTCAATATGAATACCATATAGTCAAAGTTTAACATATCGCAAATCTATGATAGAATACAGCTCTAATGTACTAAAAGACTGGGTATTCTACTTCTCATTTGAGATTATAGATGGTAGGAGTTTCAAGGGAAAAAATTCTCTCATTAGAAGAAATCAATTACAGAAGATATAAAACCGATAAGAAACTGATAAAAGTAAAACTAAGAAAAGTTACATCAAGAAACATCAGTTTTGAGAGAAAATTTGTAATTAGCAGAGTACCTGCAAATGTCCTGTGCAATCGATGTGGGGTTGGGGTTCTTCCCTCACTGGATCAGCTTTCAACAACCCCTTTACATTTACTCCTTGACGTTTTAGAAGTGCTACAAAGTACAAAGTTGGAATGATATAATTACAACATTATCAATGATGCTGATaacaaaatttattgttataaaaatcACTTTAGGTCACAGTAAGTTAATAACAACTGTAAAATTATCTCACTTACCTGCTACCTTGCCACGACCATCTTCAGATACTGTTACATCAGTTATCTGAGGCCAAGAATCAAATTTGGACCTGAACATCACTGTTTCAAATCCTTCTATCACACGAATTATTTGGGGTTTCAGTTGATCAGTGCCGCTGACTAACTCCTGTTTGTAGGTCAACAGCAATTCAACAATTATCAAAACTTAtaccaaaactaaaattatagcAAAATGATAAAGGCTACTAATAAAGAAATGTGTTACATCTGCAACTCCACTTGCAATTTTTCTTTCATCAAGAGAGGTATTTCTTCCCATCCAGACAAACACTTCAAACCCACAATCAAGAATATAGCATTTATTTGTGTCTAGTAattcccttttcaaagaatcagTCTCAACAGGTTCTGCCTGACCCTTTTCAAAGCTGCAAAATTAATAACTTCATTAGAACTTATTTTAATATGACAGATGAAATTCATCAATGTATTGTCAAAACTCAATAATTAAATACTATGTCAACAATTCTCAGTATTATCAACTAATACAACTTTAGACTAACAGTTGCAGATTTGCATGTCTTcacattgaattaaaattatagtttcacaaatcacaaatgaataaaaaacaagGGTAAGTTctagtttcacccttcaacttTGGGCGACATGACTGAACCTCAAAAGCAGAAAAAATTCATGACCTCATAAATTGTATGTGTGCACAACCCCTTTCATCAAGCAAACCATTGAAAACTATAGGAAATCAGGAAATGTCATGTGAGTTACATGTAACaccaataaaatatgttttaaccTCAAACAATACcatgaaaatgaaaactaaCCAGGTTTATACATTTAACTGTTTCAGATTTTCATTTAATCATTATATTACCAGAGGTTAAACCATGTTTTAGTGGGTATCCTCTGCAAGTCACATGCCATTTCAGCTAACTTCTTTATAACAGTTTACTCGAAATTGGGGTTTTACGGTCAGAGTATCAAATCAGGGAAGTTTCATTTGGAGGATAGGGAAGGGGTGTTTCATTTACACCTTTTCAAACTCTTCAGATCTAATCAACATAtggctaaaaataaaaaggtgtaAGCAACAATTAACCTTAAAAACAATAGGGGTAAAGGAAGATTACAAAACATGTAAACATTGATGAACTTCATCCAAATGACatttaggtaaaaaaataatggaatacACTGGTAgtgcaaacaaaaacaaaaatactagAAATAAAACTGAAATAACATATTACCAAAGCAGCTTTGGAGGGCGAGAATCAGTAGGCTTATCATCATCACTGGCTGTTTTTCGTGGAAGAGGAGCAAATCCCCCAAAGAAACCCCAGAATTCCCCAGTTTCAGGATCAGCCATCAACTTTCCATCCTCTACATGGAAGTTTAGGTATAgacattaaattcataaataatcaGTAATcaccttcaaattttaaaacaccaAAATATATTTGTGCACTTACCAACAGCAGCTACCTCACATTTCCCTTCATGGTAGGTATCCTTAATATACTGTACAACTTCCAAAGCTTTGGCCCTTTCTTGAATAGATGAATTGGAACCATTAAATTGGAAAATTTTTGATTCAGTATCCAGAACAAAAATATCATCATGGTTGAGTGAAGCTCTAGCAAATGGAACCTATTACCAACACAAATGGTTACTCAAAAAGCATAAAACAATGTTTCTATATATGCATGCGACTGATTCAGTGTGTACAATAATGACCTACAAGACTCAAACTTCAATGGCAAAGAAATAATCTCAAACTTGCCTCTTTGACATGTACAACATGTTTCCCTCTGCATACAAACAACCGTGTCTTATGTTTTTCAGCCTCAGGATGTTTGAAACCAGAAGCAACTCCACCTTCTTGTGGGATAATACATGGTTTGAAATAAGACAGAAACTTTTCAGTTTCATGGCCTTGTACTTCACGATACTGAACAGCACGTCCTCCAAGAGCTGCATCCAGCTCAACTGTCTTGATGGCCGCAGCACCGGCTTCATCCTGTTTTCAAGTTACAGTCATTAGGTAACAAGTATACAAAAATTACAACTAATGTTTAACAGAAAAGTGGGGAAacagaattttagaaaaaaaatctaaaaatatataagaagaagaagttcacctGACTGGTGTCTTTACCAAGCCAGTAATGGATGTCATGGCGCAGAGCACCACTTTTTGATGCAGTTGTCTAGAAACAAAGGAtcaaaaataagataatattcATACTAGCGAAAAACTTTGTTTCATATGCAATGCAGTATGCACAAGTAACTTAATGTAAACCTAGCCAATATAAGTTCTATTGAGGAAAATCTTGAGATTTGAATCAAAAACCTCATACAATATCAGCAAGGGAAAACAAAGCTCATGGGAAAGAGGTCAACAGTGTCTTAACTGACTCATGCTCAATAtgattaagagaaaataatatatttcataaatacATGCATCAACTTTATTATTTTGAGAATACACGGTGCATCAAAACTGAAAGATGTTTAGAAGCTCCATAATGAAtgttttccaaagaaaaatgaagacagaACTTGATCCACATGCCCTTGCATACCAATATTGTGATTTTTGtcattctgggaacaacaattGCTTTTAATTACGAAGTCATTGCAATGCAATAATAAACAGAAATAGAAGCATCCTGAAACAGAATATACCAACATGAGGCTAACATTGTATGAATGAATAATCACTTTCAAAATATGGCTTACCTTTAAGATTACATAGGAGTCTCCAGTGAAAAATTTCCCGTAAGACGACTTTGGGACAGGAACTGGATTAAAATTCTCAATACGCCATATTTCAAGTCCACTATATATGGTTAAGGAAAATAATACACAAGTACTGGACTACTGGGAATAGATCAAACATTAAagcatcaaattaaattaagcaTATGACAGAACCAAATGAAGCAGAAACCTTGAACAAATCTTCTAAATATGAAAATCTGATAATTAGTGAAGAGCAGAATATGTTAACAAGAAGCAGGATACGCCTTTTGTCCAGCTCCCTGGAAAGCTGGATCCAAATCTCTCATGGAAACAGCCATAATATTCTTCTATTAACTAGTTTAAATATTGCAAATAATACCCTGAAAAGAAGCCATAAATGATATAATCAGTGAATAGAAAAGCAAGATCGAGGTGTTAATTTTCTGAAGCAGACATAAAAGTGGGAGAAAAAAGATGCGATGCTTCCCCAAACCATTTCAACAAAGAAATTCTGGCACAGTAATTACTTTATTTAGACAATAGAGAAATTTCTCGGGAGTTGGAATAGATCATACATAAAGTTAGCATCATTAATTTGCAAGGGAaaggcaataaaaaaaaaaaggaaaaacaccaAGCTAGGCAAATTGTAGCTGTTATATATCTTCTTTCATCTACCATTAGGAATTCCAAGTAAATAACGAGCTTATATATTCCTAAATTCATGTTCACGAGTTACGATAGATGTGTCACAAGAAGCAAAGAAGAATAGGAACACATTATTAAGCACGTCATTGTCAGCAACTACATAGTCACTCGTGGTTGTTCACAAACAAGTAAACAAATTGCACTTTCAATAAGCACAAATGCCTTTTCATAGCAGTTTCTTAAAATTGGACAAAAGCATAACAGAAAATTGCATCTTTTGTCACCATGTCCGTTCTGCATACCTACCTAATAGAGCCTAATATTTTGGTAGCCATGAATTGCCACAAGTTTAAGCTGTGTGACACGGACATGAAGAAAACACTCACATCCTCAAATTTGCATCCAACATAGACTTTGCACTGCAATGTGCAAAATTTCACTAATGCGAGAATTGTTGTCATTGGAAGGGAACCCTGTGTCCCTGTCAATTCTACTATTCTAAAAGAATTTCCTAATAATATCAAAttagaaagggaaaaaaagcacagaaaaagagaaagaggtgAAAGGAGCTAATATTCACCATTTAATCTTACATGgattaaatttaacaaaaatcaaTCTTGATCTCCCGTGTAAGAATGAATGGTCAAGATTAATTCCTCAGACCTCTCTCTCCCcctgataaaatatataaaaccacATAGGATAACTGATCCAAAGCCAAAGCAGCTCCAGAAACAAACGCATCC contains the following coding sequences:
- the LOC114386641 gene encoding villin-4-like isoform X1, whose product is MAVSMRDLDPAFQGAGQKAGLEIWRIENFNPVPVPKSSYGKFFTGDSYVILKTTASKSGALRHDIHYWLGKDTSQDEAGAAAIKTVELDAALGGRAVQYREVQGHETEKFLSYFKPCIIPQEGGVASGFKHPEAEKHKTRLFVCRGKHVVHVKEVPFARASLNHDDIFVLDTESKIFQFNGSNSSIQERAKALEVVQYIKDTYHEGKCEVAAVEDGKLMADPETGEFWGFFGGFAPLPRKTASDDDKPTDSRPPKLLCFEKGQAEPVETDSLKRELLDTNKCYILDCGFEVFVWMGRNTSLDERKIASGVADELVSGTDQLKPQIIRVIEGFETVMFRSKFDSWPQITDVTVSEDGRGKVAALLKRQGVNVKGLLKADPVREEPQPHIDCTGHLQVWRVNGQEKILLQASDQSKFYSGDCFIFQYTYPGEDKEDCLIGTWIGKNSVEEERASANSLASKMVESMKFLASQARIYEGNEPIQFHSILQSFIVFKGGLSEGYKTYIAQKEIPDDTYNENGVALFRIQGSGPDNMQAIQVEPVASSLNSSYCYILHNGPAVFTWSGNSTSAENQELVERMLDLIKPNLQSKPQREGSESEQFWDFLGGKSEYPSQKILREPESDPHLFSCHFSKGNLKVTEVYNFSQDDLMTEDIFILDCHSEIFVWVGQQVDSKSRMQALTIGEKFLEHDFLLEKLSHVAPVYVVMEGSEPPFFTRFFKWDSAKSSMLGNSFQRKLTIVKSGGAPVLDKPKRRTPVSYGGRSSSVPDKSSQRSSRSMSVSPDRVRVRGRSPAFNALAANFENPNARNLSTPPPVIRKLYPKSVTPDSAILAPKSAAIAALSSSFEQPPSARETMIPKSIKVSPVMPKSNPEKNDKENSVSTRVESLTIQEDVKEDEIEDEEGLVIHPYERLKITSTDPVPNIDVTKRETYLSSAEFKEKFAMSKDAFYKLPKWKQNKLKMAVQLF
- the LOC114386641 gene encoding villin-4-like isoform X2 — encoded protein: MAVSMRDLDPAFQGAGQKAGLEIWRIENFNPVPVPKSSYGKFFTGDSYVILKTTASKSGALRHDIHYWLGKDTSQDEAGAAAIKTVELDAALGGRAVQYREVQGHETEKFLSYFKPCIIPQEGGVASGFKHPEAEKHKTRLFVCRGKHVVHVKEVPFARASLNHDDIFVLDTESKIFQFNGSNSSIQERAKALEVVQYIKDTYHEGKCEVAAVEDGKLMADPETGEFWGFFGGFAPLPRKTASDDDKPTDSRPPKLLCFEKGQAEPVETDSLKRELLDTNKCYILDCGFEVFVWMGRNTSLDERKIASGVADELVSGTDQLKPQIIRVIEGFETVMFRSKFDSWPQITDVTVSEDGRGKVAALLKRQGVNVKGLLKADPVREEPQPHIDCTGHLQVWRVNGQEKILLQASDQSKFYSGDCFIFQYTYPGEDKEDCLIGTWIGKNSVEEERASANSLASKMVESMKFLASQARIYEGNEPIQFHSILQSFIVFKGGLSEGYKTYIAQKEIPDDTYNENGVALFRIQGSGPDNMQAIQVEPVASSLNSSYCYILHNGPAVFTWSGNSTSAENQELVERMLDLIKPNLQSKPQREGSESEQFWDFLGGKSEYPSQKILREPESDPHLFSCHFSKGNLKVTEVYNFSQDDLMTEDIFILDCHSEIFVWVGQQVDSKSRMQALTIGEKFLEHDFLLEKLSHVAPVYVVMEGSEPPFFTRFFKWDSAKSSMLGNSFQRKLTIVKSGGAPVLDKPKRRTPVSYGGRSSSVPDKSSQRSSRSMSVSPDRVRVRGRSPAFNALAANFENPNARNLSTPPPVIRKLYPKSVTPDSAILAPKSAAIAALSSSFEQPPSARETMIPKSIKVSPVMPKSNPEKNDKENSVSTRVESLTIQEEGLVIHPYERLKITSTDPVPNIDVTKRETYLSSAEFKEKFAMSKDAFYKLPKWKQNKLKMAVQLF